A segment of the Bacteroidia bacterium genome:
ATCTCCGCCGGCATCTTCAAAGCCTAAATTCTGCTCAAAAAATTCCAATGGCAAGTAGCGCGACCAAACAGCACGGATTTCGCCAATGATGGACGTTTCAACCTCAGGCAAATTGGGTGTTTCGTACCGACTCCGGTTTTCGTCTATTTGTTTCAAAGCGGAATAGTCCAGCTTAAAATTTCCCAAGCGAGGAAACTCCTCTAACCTCACAAACAATTTGGGCTGTGCATAGCTTGGCAAATGAGCTTTAGCCAACTGGTCCAATTCCTTGTTCAGGTTGCTATTTCCGTTCGATTGGTAATATACCACCGGCCAAATGGTTTCTTTCTGCGCTCTAAAAACCACCGATAGCTCCACGACCGATTCCAATTGCTTCAAAACGGCTTCCAATTCGCCGGCCTCCACTCGAAAACCATTGATCTTTACTTGCCTATCTTTTCGTCCTAAAAACTCCAATTGTCCGTCCGGATGAAGTCTGCCCAAGTCGCCTGTTTTAAACCTCCGTTGTGTTCCAAGCCATTCAAAATGCTTTTCGGTTTGGGCCGGGTCATTCCAATAACCCAGGGCCATAAATTCACTGGTAACTACAATTTCACCCACTTGCCCCTCTCCTACCCGGCTTCCATCTTCATCCAAAAGCTCCATGCTGCGATCGGGTACTGCATACCCTAATTTCAACAGGGTCTCTTCAGGAATGGCAGTCGGAGAAATAAACCTTTGGCGGTAAATGGTTGCGTTTTCAGTTGAACCTATGCCAACATATAAAAAGGCTGATTGGTTAAAATGTTGTTGAAACAATTGGGCATCGCTTCCCAAAATTCGGTCACCGGCCAAATACACCAGGCGAACTTTTGGAAAAACGCTCTTGGCTAAGCGCAAAAATCCTCGAAAAATGGTGGGCAAAGAATGATAAATACTGATGCTGTTATGAATAAGATAGTTTTCCAAATTAGCAAAACCTTGCTCCTTTAAATCGTACAAATACAGACCGGCTCCGGTAAGTAAAGCACCGTAAATATCCCGTATTGCCCCATTCACAGAGGGGTGATATAATAAACTAAGCTTGTCGTCTTTGTTCAAATGAACACTTTGAATGTATTGCCCTACATCGTGCAACAAATTGCGCTGGTTTTGAAAAACCCCTTTGGGCTGACCTGATGATCCGGAAGTATACAATATGTACGCTAGGCTCTCAGGCTTAGCGCTATTTTCGGTGTTTTGCAATTCCGACTTCAATCCGTTCAGCACCCAGTCTAAATCTATTTCCAATTGCACCTCTGCCTGTTTATTAATGGCCTTTCTGCGCTCCAATGGAGTATGAATGTCAAAGGGCAAATACGGAAT
Coding sequences within it:
- a CDS encoding non-ribosomal peptide synthetase; protein product: MEEQSKLIGAVPPLDWNGPIAHPCFEMGSDWLEKSVWEHFESVAAKNPSKPALIGNSASISYGELRRGAALLGSQLGNCNPEKPVALVLPHSVYYPMAMLACIYAGIPYLPFDIHTPLERRKAINKQAEVQLEIDLDWVLNGLKSELQNTENSAKPESLAYILYTSGSSGQPKGVFQNQRNLLHDVGQYIQSVHLNKDDKLSLLYHPSVNGAIRDIYGALLTGAGLYLYDLKEQGFANLENYLIHNSISIYHSLPTIFRGFLRLAKSVFPKVRLVYLAGDRILGSDAQLFQQHFNQSAFLYVGIGSTENATIYRQRFISPTAIPEETLLKLGYAVPDRSMELLDEDGSRVGEGQVGEIVVTSEFMALGYWNDPAQTEKHFEWLGTQRRFKTGDLGRLHPDGQLEFLGRKDRQVKINGFRVEAGELEAVLKQLESVVELSVVFRAQKETIWPVVYYQSNGNSNLNKELDQLAKAHLPSYAQPKLFVRLEEFPRLGNFKLDYSALKQIDENRSRYETPNLPEVETSIIGEIRAVWSRYLPLEFFEQNLGFEDAGGDSMSFVHFLADIQNLLNREIPLQRWGKNFRPSQLLEWIDTAEEEDKTESVLYFFPDWNYKPEFLKLAAEAEAFSKVVLVTYQPDYPIETGFDLLVKQYAWLEKPEQIRGFVALCRGSQLAQRIAQYIEKERGMTIPLILLDAFPMYKPIKHVLDIPLAIYRGEWGWYEAKKLVMTKLGKWFGWKFGRGTEPNPKLYKTYAVPTSLYLGPTLLIRAEITLKPRWKKAGGWEDFLPNLQVVWLKGKDHYNFLDDNRDFINREIVNFLSRLKLR